A window from Candidatus Krumholzibacteriota bacterium encodes these proteins:
- a CDS encoding sigma 54-interacting transcriptional regulator translates to MNSGFDLKNEIILSSIADGVFTVDLNWRITYLNRAAERIIGVSKEEAEGKFCAEIFKANVCEKDCVMRRTMKTGESIVNEAITILRADGKPLKLSVSTALLKDGEGNVIGGVETFRDISTEIELRKKLEKSYSFEDIISKNHKMWELFDVLPDIAESDSTVLIEGESGTGKELFARALHNLSSRHNKPLVTVNCGALPDSLLEAELFGYKAGAFTDARKDKPGRFAMARGGTIFLDEIGDVSRAMQARLLRVLQEGVYEPLGGTETEKADVRIIAATNQSLKGLVDAGEFRQDLYYRIDVVRLDIPPLISRIEDVPVLVRHFVNMFNTLKSKNIKGVSADVMAVLMGYGFPGNVRELENIIEHAFVLCRGDVIGVEHLPSFLRKEKQKSEVSKVSSLDELTSAFIKDVLRRNNWSRKETARQLGIHETTLWRKIKKLNIDLPRVDGRSSKKNP, encoded by the coding sequence GTGAATTCAGGTTTTGATTTAAAAAATGAGATAATATTAAGCAGTATCGCTGACGGCGTCTTTACAGTCGACCTTAACTGGCGGATAACATATCTCAACAGAGCGGCGGAAAGGATTATCGGAGTCTCAAAGGAAGAGGCCGAGGGGAAATTCTGCGCCGAGATCTTCAAGGCGAACGTTTGTGAAAAGGATTGTGTGATGAGAAGGACGATGAAGACGGGGGAATCGATAGTTAATGAAGCGATAACCATACTTAGAGCAGACGGGAAACCCTTGAAGCTTTCTGTTTCTACCGCTCTTTTAAAGGACGGGGAAGGTAATGTTATAGGAGGCGTTGAGACGTTCAGAGATATCTCAACGGAGATCGAACTTAGGAAAAAACTCGAAAAGAGCTACAGTTTTGAAGATATTATCAGCAAAAATCATAAGATGTGGGAGCTTTTTGACGTCCTTCCCGATATCGCCGAAAGTGACAGTACTGTTCTTATAGAAGGTGAAAGCGGGACCGGCAAAGAACTGTTCGCGAGAGCGCTTCACAATTTGAGCTCCAGGCATAATAAACCGCTTGTTACAGTAAACTGCGGAGCTCTGCCGGATTCCCTGCTGGAAGCTGAATTATTTGGGTATAAAGCCGGAGCTTTTACTGACGCGAGAAAAGATAAACCCGGAAGGTTTGCCATGGCAAGGGGAGGGACGATATTCCTCGATGAGATCGGTGATGTTTCCAGGGCTATGCAGGCCCGGCTGCTACGCGTACTCCAGGAGGGTGTTTATGAACCTCTCGGCGGCACTGAGACAGAAAAAGCGGACGTGAGGATTATCGCCGCCACTAATCAGAGCTTGAAAGGGCTTGTCGACGCCGGGGAATTCAGGCAGGACCTTTACTACAGAATAGATGTTGTAAGGCTGGATATCCCTCCGCTTATTTCCAGGATAGAGGATGTACCTGTTCTGGTAAGGCATTTTGTCAATATGTTCAACACGCTTAAAAGCAAGAATATCAAAGGGGTATCCGCGGATGTTATGGCTGTGCTTATGGGGTACGGTTTCCCCGGCAATGTGCGTGAGCTTGAAAATATAATTGAACACGCCTTTGTTCTCTGCCGCGGGGATGTTATAGGCGTAGAGCATCTTCCGAGTTTTTTAAGAAAAGAAAAACAGAAAAGTGAAGTTTCGAAAGTAAGCAGTCTCGACGAGCTCACATCGGCATTTATAAAGGATGTTCTAAGAAGAAATAACTGGAGCAGGAAGGAAACCGCCAGGCAGCTGGGGATACACGAGACAACTCTTTGGAGAAAGATCAAGAAGTTAAATATTGACCTTCCCCGCGTTGACGGGCGCAGTTCGAAAAAGAATCCGTAA
- the ggt gene encoding gamma-glutamyltransferase: MSALGGIVRRRSASALFAAIISLILFSGWPRAYDRPAGEMYASRSEVLASEGMVCAAQPLAAQIGIDILKKGGSAVDAAIAVNAALGLMEPVSSGVGGDLFAIVWDAETQKLYGLNASGRAPRLLNIEEVKKKGYSEIPYTGVLPQTVPGCVDGWFELHGRFGKLDMKEILAPAIRYAEKGFPVTEIIAHYWKIGGERLKDQPNFAKTYLPGGRAPLKGEVFKNPDLAHTYSLLAERGRDAFYRGEIAETIDKFERRIGGYLRLKDFENHTSTWVEPVSTGYRGYNLWELPPNGQGIAALQILNIIEAFDLEAMGHNSSEYLHHLIEAKKIAFEDRASYYADPEFSDIPVDKLISKEYARGRRKLLNPEKALKAINPGDIILENGETTYLAVSDSERNFVSLIQSNYAGFGSGPVPDGLGFCLQDRGALFNLDPEHPNSLEPGKRPFHTIIPAMVTRKGMPVFAFGVMGGSMQPQGHVQILCNIIDFGMGIQEAGDAPRFRHLGSSQPTGRKMSAGGRVALESGIGREVIRELIEKGHRIIKESGGFGGYQGIWWDHRNDILIGGSESRKDGCAIGY; encoded by the coding sequence GTGTCTGCTTTAGGAGGAATTGTACGGCGCCGATCTGCTTCGGCGCTGTTTGCCGCAATAATATCTTTAATTCTATTTTCCGGATGGCCGCGTGCTTATGACAGGCCCGCTGGGGAGATGTACGCCTCCCGCTCAGAGGTTCTGGCCTCAGAGGGAATGGTCTGCGCGGCACAGCCGCTTGCCGCTCAGATCGGAATAGACATTCTTAAAAAGGGCGGAAGCGCCGTTGACGCCGCTATTGCAGTAAATGCCGCCCTCGGTCTGATGGAACCTGTTTCCAGCGGGGTTGGAGGAGATCTTTTCGCCATTGTATGGGACGCGGAAACGCAGAAGCTCTACGGTCTTAATGCCAGCGGCAGAGCTCCCCGTCTTTTAAATATCGAGGAAGTTAAGAAAAAGGGATATTCAGAGATTCCCTATACCGGCGTGCTGCCTCAGACAGTTCCGGGGTGTGTTGACGGATGGTTTGAGCTTCACGGGCGTTTTGGGAAACTTGATATGAAGGAAATTCTCGCTCCCGCTATTCGGTATGCCGAAAAGGGTTTTCCCGTGACAGAAATAATAGCTCACTACTGGAAGATAGGGGGAGAAAGACTTAAAGATCAGCCGAACTTCGCGAAGACATATCTTCCCGGGGGGCGGGCGCCTCTCAAGGGAGAGGTCTTTAAGAACCCGGATCTTGCCCATACGTATTCCTTGCTCGCGGAAAGGGGAAGAGATGCTTTCTACAGGGGTGAAATCGCGGAGACAATAGATAAATTCGAAAGGCGTATCGGCGGGTATCTTCGCCTGAAGGATTTTGAAAATCACACCTCAACATGGGTAGAGCCAGTCAGTACCGGTTACAGGGGTTACAACCTGTGGGAATTGCCTCCGAATGGACAGGGAATAGCGGCTCTTCAGATATTGAATATCATAGAGGCTTTTGATCTTGAGGCCATGGGGCATAACAGCTCTGAATATCTTCATCACCTTATCGAGGCAAAGAAGATAGCTTTTGAAGACAGGGCAAGTTACTACGCAGATCCGGAATTTTCAGATATCCCGGTTGATAAATTGATATCAAAGGAATATGCCCGCGGAAGAAGGAAGCTTTTGAATCCGGAGAAAGCCCTCAAAGCTATAAATCCGGGGGATATTATACTCGAAAACGGCGAAACTACCTATCTTGCTGTCTCTGACAGTGAAAGGAATTTTGTTTCTCTGATACAGAGCAACTACGCGGGTTTTGGTTCCGGTCCCGTGCCGGACGGACTTGGTTTCTGCCTGCAGGACAGGGGGGCTCTATTTAATCTTGATCCGGAGCACCCAAATTCGCTTGAGCCGGGGAAGAGACCCTTTCATACGATAATCCCGGCTATGGTAACCCGGAAGGGCATGCCTGTATTTGCTTTCGGAGTGATGGGAGGTTCGATGCAGCCCCAGGGACACGTTCAGATCCTCTGCAATATAATCGACTTTGGTATGGGGATTCAGGAGGCCGGGGACGCTCCGAGATTCAGGCATCTCGGATCTTCTCAGCCAACCGGCCGAAAGATGTCGGCGGGCGGCAGAGTGGCTCTTGAATCTGGTATAGGCAGAGAGGTTATAAGGGAACTTATCGAAAAGGGGCACAGGATAATAAAAGAGAGTGGCGGGTTTGGAGGTTATCAGGGTATATGGTGGGACCACAGAAATGATATCCTGATAGGAGGCTCGGAATCGAGAAAAGACGGATGCGCGATTGGGTATTGA
- a CDS encoding glycosyltransferase, producing the protein MDIISVLEIIENSGIYLTALVYFAWYPILSSIMWIFTALVYFFRNEKGDHRKFYELDEYPMVTVVIPAFNEERNIGQVLENTCNLNYPNYEVVVIDDDSNDRTVDLVMRFVREGRVRLIKKKANQGKAMALNDAIPCTKGEFLLIIDADASPDPDILKFMIPHFKYPRVAAVTGNPRVVNRKSFTGKLQAIEFSSIISIQRRAQRVWGRIMTMSGVVGAFRKSALFDVGLYSPEMATEDIDMTWKLQLKHYDVRYESKSIVWMRAPGSFKGLWNQRKRWALGQAQVLRRYGRRMADWKNRRLWMVMLESLMSIVWAYDFVILTILWVYSYSMGFPPVGASPVPNWWGMMISTVCMMQLLTGVILDRKYDRGLGWYYGVAVFYPIIYWIFLAMVTASFSLRGLLKKPETGVMTRWKPIRK; encoded by the coding sequence ATGGATATTATTTCTGTATTGGAAATTATTGAAAATTCAGGCATTTATCTGACAGCTCTTGTCTATTTTGCCTGGTATCCGATATTATCAAGCATAATGTGGATATTTACGGCTCTTGTTTATTTCTTCCGTAATGAAAAGGGAGACCACAGAAAATTCTATGAACTTGATGAGTATCCAATGGTAACGGTTGTTATACCGGCATTTAATGAAGAAAGAAATATAGGTCAAGTCCTAGAGAATACATGCAACCTGAATTACCCGAATTATGAGGTAGTTGTTATCGACGATGACTCTAATGACCGTACAGTTGATTTAGTGATGAGGTTTGTAAGAGAGGGAAGAGTTCGCCTTATAAAAAAGAAAGCAAATCAGGGGAAAGCAATGGCGCTTAATGACGCGATTCCCTGTACGAAGGGTGAATTCCTGTTGATAATAGATGCTGACGCCAGTCCGGATCCCGATATACTCAAGTTTATGATCCCTCATTTTAAGTATCCCAGAGTGGCGGCTGTTACGGGGAATCCAAGGGTTGTAAACAGAAAGTCATTTACAGGGAAGCTTCAGGCGATAGAGTTTTCTTCGATAATCAGCATTCAGAGACGCGCTCAGAGGGTATGGGGGCGTATTATGACGATGTCCGGGGTTGTTGGAGCTTTCAGAAAAAGCGCGCTGTTTGATGTCGGATTGTATAGTCCCGAGATGGCAACAGAGGATATTGATATGACGTGGAAGCTTCAGTTGAAGCATTACGATGTAAGATATGAATCCAAATCTATTGTATGGATGAGAGCGCCGGGGTCATTTAAGGGTCTTTGGAATCAAAGAAAGAGATGGGCTCTCGGCCAGGCCCAGGTCCTCAGAAGATACGGAAGACGAATGGCTGACTGGAAAAACAGAAGGTTGTGGATGGTGATGCTGGAATCTCTGATGTCAATCGTATGGGCTTATGATTTTGTTATTCTTACAATTTTGTGGGTTTATTCCTACTCTATGGGTTTTCCTCCAGTTGGGGCGTCTCCAGTCCCGAACTGGTGGGGGATGATGATTTCTACTGTCTGTATGATGCAGTTGCTTACAGGAGTGATTCTGGATCGTAAGTATGACAGGGGACTCGGATGGTATTACGGAGTCGCTGTGTTCTATCCGATTATCTACTGGATATTTTTAGCGATGGTAACGGCGTCTTTCTCTCTGCGCGGATTACTTAAAAAACCCGAAACAGGCGTAATGACCCGCTGGAAACCAATAAGGAAGTAA
- a CDS encoding DUF5320 domain-containing protein, with translation MPGGDRRGPDGYGPMTGRSAGYCAGYNMPGFMNRSVGGGFRGGGGFGRGGGRGFGRGYGYGGRGFRWNNSFYGAPYAAPPAPAATKEQEMEYLSEQADYLKENLQNITKRIEELEKENKKG, from the coding sequence ATGCCTGGAGGAGACAGAAGAGGACCTGATGGATACGGACCAATGACAGGTAGAAGCGCTGGTTACTGCGCTGGTTACAATATGCCGGGATTTATGAATCGCTCGGTCGGCGGCGGTTTTCGCGGCGGAGGCGGATTCGGACGCGGTGGAGGACGTGGATTTGGTCGAGGTTATGGATATGGCGGCCGCGGCTTCAGATGGAATAACAGTTTCTATGGAGCGCCGTACGCCGCGCCCCCTGCGCCTGCCGCGACGAAAGAGCAGGAAATGGAATACCTGAGCGAACAGGCGGATTATTTAAAGGAAAATCTGCAAAATATTACCAAACGCATCGAGGAATTGGAGAAAGAAAACAAGAAAGGTTAA
- a CDS encoding Mrp/NBP35 family ATP-binding protein, which produces MNDAREEAKTKIKERMGTIKHKVIVLSGKGGVGKSTVAVNLAVSLASAGKKVGLLDVDIHGPSVPTLLGVEGSQLKGNKESVEPLKIDDNLSVMSIAFLLRQSDDAVIWRGPLKYKMIQQFLSDVRWGELDYLIVDSPPGTGDEPLSIIQLLGKADGTVIVTTPQNVAISDVRKCVTFCRKLDLPVLGVVENMSWFVCPKCGERTEIFKTGGGKVMADDMGIPFLGSLPMDPSVVNASDEGKPFVSSQADTEVAKAFTAVSAPILKLGEKD; this is translated from the coding sequence ATGAACGATGCCAGGGAAGAAGCAAAAACAAAAATAAAAGAAAGAATGGGCACTATCAAACATAAGGTGATTGTTCTTTCGGGTAAGGGCGGTGTGGGCAAAAGTACCGTGGCGGTTAATCTGGCTGTGTCACTTGCTTCCGCGGGTAAGAAAGTAGGTCTGCTGGACGTTGATATTCACGGCCCGAGCGTTCCCACACTTCTCGGTGTCGAGGGATCTCAGCTGAAGGGGAACAAGGAATCTGTTGAACCGCTGAAGATCGATGATAATCTTAGCGTTATGTCAATAGCTTTTCTCCTTCGCCAGAGTGATGACGCGGTAATATGGCGCGGCCCTTTGAAATATAAAATGATCCAGCAATTTCTTTCGGATGTCAGATGGGGCGAGCTTGATTATCTTATTGTGGATTCTCCGCCTGGAACCGGAGACGAACCTTTGAGTATTATTCAGCTTTTGGGAAAGGCGGACGGGACGGTAATAGTTACGACTCCGCAGAATGTGGCGATATCCGATGTGCGCAAATGCGTTACTTTCTGCCGCAAACTTGACTTGCCCGTGCTTGGCGTAGTGGAAAACATGAGCTGGTTCGTATGTCCGAAGTGCGGGGAACGCACGGAGATATTTAAAACCGGCGGAGGTAAGGTGATGGCGGATGATATGGGAATTCCGTTTCTCGGAAGTCTCCCGATGGATCCGTCTGTGGTTAACGCCAGTGACGAGGGAAAACCTTTCGTCTCTTCACAGGCCGATACTGAGGTAGCGAAAGCGTTCACCGCTGTTTCCGCCCCTATATTGAAGCTTGGCGAAAAGGATTGA
- a CDS encoding DUF5320 family protein, which produces MPGGDRTGPDGDGPRTGRGRGDCGKKSGGGRGTGSPGRGRNRQ; this is translated from the coding sequence ATGCCGGGAGGAGACAGAACAGGACCTGACGGAGACGGTCCGCGTACTGGAAGAGGAAGGGGAGACTGCGGCAAGAAAAGTGGAGGAGGGCGCGGAACAGGAAGCCCCGGAAGAGGCAGAAACAGACAGTAG
- a CDS encoding class I SAM-dependent methyltransferase produces the protein MLSAMLWSPRQVTPQEIEGAAAGLRNRNTIYKERGHNRAEAVKFIIDSVDLSGKRILDIGTGQGFTAVEIARRGIPVKTVDLSEENLQKAYLYAMAESVAEFIEFHLLDAARMGFDDNSFDLVVMVNTLHHLKDFKKTAGEISRVLTPGGIFVVADLTEEGFEILHSILNSEGREHQRSNRKTIYDIAQIIPEFGLKCRSQDIRFQEHLMVAEKN, from the coding sequence GTGTTATCAGCGATGTTATGGAGTCCGCGTCAAGTTACCCCGCAAGAGATTGAAGGTGCTGCCGCCGGGTTAAGAAACAGAAACACTATATACAAAGAAAGAGGGCACAACCGGGCGGAAGCTGTAAAATTTATTATTGACTCTGTGGATCTTTCCGGGAAGCGCATTCTCGATATTGGAACGGGCCAGGGGTTTACCGCCGTTGAAATTGCCAGGAGGGGGATCCCTGTCAAGACCGTTGACCTATCGGAAGAAAATTTACAAAAGGCCTATCTTTACGCTATGGCGGAATCTGTCGCTGAGTTTATAGAGTTTCATCTATTAGACGCGGCCAGGATGGGTTTCGACGATAACAGCTTTGATCTTGTTGTTATGGTAAACACCCTGCATCACCTTAAAGATTTCAAGAAAACAGCCGGCGAGATTTCACGCGTTTTGACACCGGGCGGGATTTTTGTTGTGGCTGACCTTACAGAGGAGGGGTTCGAAATTCTTCACAGTATTCTTAACAGCGAAGGCCGTGAGCACCAGAGGAGTAACCGAAAAACTATATATGATATAGCGCAGATCATTCCGGAGTTCGGCCTCAAGTGCCGCAGTCAGGATATTCGGTTTCAGGAGCATTTGATGGTAGCGGAGAAGAACTGA
- a CDS encoding aminotransferase class I/II-fold pyridoxal phosphate-dependent enzyme — translation MKDIRKLGENTKCVHGSLIPDETGCVVTPIYQTSTFAFKDADHGARLFSGEEEGYIYTRVGNPTIESVENEVAILENGYKGVGCATGMAAVHLVFASLLSAGDHVISSEAVYGSTSKILSSVFPRFGVKVSFVDTSDTEAVKAAVRPETKLIYVETPANPTIVVSDIAAIADIAHNNNVKFCVDNTFMSPVLQKPLDLGADLVLHSMTKFLNGHADVVAGIVVLKTEEDYDHFRSMATEFGGTIDPFNAFLVARGIKTLSVRMERHCKNAQKIAEYLETHPKVEKVVFPGLKSHPQYETHKKQTNGPGALISFFLKGGLKAGKTMMNSVNLNTLAVSLGGVESLIQHPASMTHACMSAEERNEAGIGDGLVRISVGIEDVEDLIADIEQALEKV, via the coding sequence ATGAAGGATATAAGAAAACTGGGAGAGAATACCAAGTGTGTTCACGGAAGTTTAATACCCGATGAAACGGGTTGTGTTGTAACTCCGATATATCAGACATCGACATTCGCGTTCAAGGATGCTGACCACGGGGCCAGACTTTTCAGCGGCGAGGAAGAAGGGTATATCTATACCCGTGTGGGAAATCCGACAATTGAATCTGTTGAAAATGAGGTGGCTATACTTGAAAACGGATACAAGGGAGTTGGTTGCGCTACCGGTATGGCCGCGGTTCATCTTGTATTTGCTTCTTTGCTCAGCGCCGGAGACCATGTGATCAGCAGTGAAGCGGTTTACGGCTCAACAAGTAAGATACTGAGTTCCGTATTCCCCAGGTTCGGAGTTAAAGTCAGTTTTGTGGATACTTCGGATACTGAAGCGGTAAAGGCCGCCGTTAGACCCGAGACAAAACTTATATATGTTGAAACTCCCGCGAATCCTACTATAGTTGTTTCGGATATTGCCGCTATTGCGGATATTGCCCATAATAATAATGTGAAGTTCTGTGTAGACAACACATTCATGAGCCCCGTGCTTCAGAAACCCCTGGATCTCGGCGCGGATCTGGTTCTTCATTCGATGACAAAATTTCTAAATGGCCACGCCGATGTTGTAGCGGGCATAGTCGTTTTAAAAACAGAAGAGGATTATGACCATTTCCGTTCCATGGCTACGGAATTTGGAGGAACAATCGATCCTTTCAACGCCTTTCTTGTGGCAAGAGGAATAAAAACGCTGTCGGTTCGAATGGAACGTCATTGCAAAAATGCTCAGAAGATAGCGGAATATCTTGAGACTCACCCCAAGGTTGAAAAGGTGGTTTTCCCCGGTCTTAAATCGCACCCTCAATATGAAACACATAAGAAACAGACTAACGGTCCGGGGGCGCTTATCAGTTTCTTTCTCAAGGGGGGATTGAAAGCGGGGAAAACGATGATGAATTCCGTAAATTTAAATACCCTCGCTGTCAGCCTTGGAGGTGTTGAATCCCTCATTCAGCATCCGGCTTCTATGACACATGCCTGTATGTCAGCTGAGGAGAGGAATGAAGCCGGTATAGGCGACGGCCTTGTTAGAATATCCGTAGGGATCGAGGATGTTGAGGACTTGATAGCCGATATCGAACAGGCCCTTGAAAAGGTATAA
- a CDS encoding NifB/NifX family molybdenum-iron cluster-binding protein produces MSRIAITIWNDRISPVFESAGRIILVEVEQNHELSRSERELPVTPFHEAERGNYNRSFSPRFDEGLVCKKIERLRELDVDILVCGAISNFTAGLVSSAGIEIIGWISGYKEEVIQALIRNRIGDDGFLMPGCFGRRRRRGRRNSKDGRFRDGGNYNFNGLQERWAGGSNRNRGNRLDGNKKRD; encoded by the coding sequence ATGTCGAGAATAGCGATAACAATATGGAATGATAGAATATCCCCGGTTTTTGAGTCAGCCGGAAGGATTATCCTAGTTGAAGTAGAACAGAACCATGAACTGTCAAGGTCGGAGCGGGAGCTGCCCGTTACCCCCTTTCACGAGGCGGAGAGAGGCAATTATAACAGATCGTTTTCACCGCGATTTGATGAAGGGCTTGTATGCAAAAAGATCGAAAGATTAAGGGAACTTGATGTTGATATTCTTGTTTGCGGAGCCATATCCAATTTTACAGCCGGGCTCGTCAGTTCAGCGGGTATAGAGATTATCGGATGGATAAGCGGTTATAAGGAAGAAGTTATTCAGGCGCTTATAAGAAACAGGATAGGTGATGATGGGTTTCTCATGCCGGGGTGTTTCGGAAGAAGAAGGAGGAGGGGAAGGAGAAATTCCAAGGACGGCAGGTTTCGAGATGGCGGTAATTATAACTTCAACGGATTACAAGAGCGATGGGCGGGTGGAAGTAATCGTAATAGGGGAAACAGGTTAGATGGAAATAAGAAGAGGGATTAG
- a CDS encoding T9SS type A sorting domain-containing protein, which yields MKSVILLLLIPLLLMFPARANTQYLIPHGTLNCGGTVRSGTNIIYDTAGQAAADRLSGSSHNVKLGFWYVADLESAVDVAIVSFKGEYTNDTVLLNWTVKSGAPFDGYDIYRAEGDGANFTRINESIIEAEPTVEYSDQSAIPGRSYRYYISAVKEKSEVVRSTTFELTLPPKPVTLYQNFPNPFNPSTTIKFFIPDKRRVTLDIFDVRGRKINTLIDEIKPADRYRTEWNGRNSRGKPVSSGVYYYRLAAGKKVITKKLVLMR from the coding sequence ATGAAAAGTGTTATACTGCTGCTTCTCATTCCTCTGCTGTTGATGTTTCCCGCGCGGGCGAATACTCAATATCTGATACCGCACGGGACACTTAACTGCGGAGGGACAGTAAGAAGCGGAACAAATATTATTTATGACACCGCGGGGCAGGCCGCAGCCGACAGGCTCAGCGGAAGCTCCCACAACGTCAAGCTGGGCTTCTGGTATGTAGCGGACCTTGAATCCGCCGTTGACGTGGCTATAGTATCTTTTAAGGGGGAATACACAAATGACACCGTACTTCTCAACTGGACGGTAAAATCCGGCGCGCCGTTTGACGGATATGATATATACCGCGCTGAGGGGGATGGCGCGAATTTTACGCGCATCAACGAAAGCATAATCGAAGCCGAGCCGACGGTTGAATACAGCGATCAGTCCGCAATTCCGGGGAGAAGCTACAGATATTACATAAGCGCGGTTAAAGAAAAGAGTGAAGTAGTACGCTCTACGACATTTGAACTGACACTTCCGCCAAAACCGGTCACACTCTATCAGAACTTTCCGAATCCATTCAACCCGTCGACTACGATCAAGTTTTTTATTCCGGACAAGAGACGCGTCACACTTGACATCTTCGATGTCAGGGGAAGAAAAATAAATACTCTAATTGACGAAATTAAACCGGCAGACAGATACAGGACAGAATGGAATGGCAGGAATTCCCGCGGAAAACCTGTCAGCTCCGGCGTCTATTATTACAGGCTGGCAGCCGGCAAAAAGGTTATCACCAAAAAACTTGTTCTTATGAGATAG
- a CDS encoding FHA domain-containing protein, whose protein sequence is MTSKANTSKRSAGPKSKNETIIITNGYFSGLKMKLKGEKTLMGKSTDCDICLDHNLVSEEHAIIYKSKSGCWVEDLNSKNGTFINGREIHRKKLKNKDKISIGDFSLEFKC, encoded by the coding sequence ATGACTAGTAAAGCTAATACTTCTAAGAGAAGCGCGGGCCCTAAATCGAAGAATGAAACAATTATTATAACAAACGGTTATTTTTCGGGTTTGAAAATGAAACTGAAAGGCGAAAAAACCCTTATGGGTAAAAGCACTGACTGCGATATCTGCCTTGATCACAATCTTGTCTCTGAAGAACACGCCATAATATACAAATCAAAATCCGGCTGCTGGGTCGAAGATTTGAACAGTAAAAACGGCACCTTTATAAACGGCAGAGAGATCCACCGGAAAAAACTGAAAAACAAAGATAAAATATCAATAGGGGATTTCTCGCTTGAATTCAAATGCTGA